The Helianthus annuus cultivar XRQ/B chromosome 11, HanXRQr2.0-SUNRISE, whole genome shotgun sequence region tatattgatatagaagttgttttttagtggaatgtatgtataattttagggggctggatgtgaatgctctaagccaCTAAGTCAACCACCTCAAAATTTTAATCAcctgttagagcattcacatcctaaccatcaaattatgtgaggagggatttttatattataaagggtataaaaagtggttgtgagtagaggagagagaaaatgttactgttcatctgtatatttggggggacactgttcacccgttataattttttaatatattttgaaagtggttgtgagtggaagttagaaaaaaatgtaatgataatattatttaattgaaaggagagagaaaaagtatttgtttttagtggaaatatattgatataggagttgttttttagtggaatgtatgtataatttgatggattggatgtgaatgctcttacattttaaacatttttataaaacacAGTTGAGTTAAGTTCCTTTTTGTGATCAATAATTTTAAAAAAACAGAATTTACCCATAACGATTAACACTTGAAAAGTATAACAATTTCAATACTTTGTCAAgattagttttttttctttttaatggTGACTTTCTTTTTGAGTGACCCATTTTCACACCGTCTAAACGGCGACCCTAGTCAAGATATGCCGAGACTACGTTGTCTTAACCAAGCACGCGTTGGGTTGGTCGGACTTGGTTACGCCGTTCCCTCGAAAATTGTACTGCCTCCACACGAGATGCCTCGCTGGAGTAACAGTCGGATGAAAACCAGGGTGCAGCTCAGTATCGAACCCCCCTTGATGGGTTTAACCATCATTGCCCAATATCCACCGTAATATGATACAAgtaaaaattgaacttgagtctctaTTAGAAAACTCAAGTCTCCTACCACTACGCCACAAGTGAGGGGATTGTCACAATTAGTTAAATGACCCTTTTGCCTGAGTTAAAactaagggcatgtttgggtaagctttttgaaacaacttattgacttattggctttttgaaaagtcataagctctaaaatgatgtttggcaaaaAGGGTGTATGTAAGGGGGAAAAGCCattaagtcaataagtcacaaaatcctgacttttccaagaagccaataaatcaataagttgtttcaataagcttacccaaacatgccctaaagcCTCCCATTCAAAAGACATATATCTATACCAAACAAACTAAACTCACATTAGCTCTATTAATTAAGTTCCTTGCCGGTTTTAGCAACTTAAAACAAATATATTGATAACTAACCAATGCACATCAGTTGATTGTACTATTCGGCTACGGGTATTCACATTAGTATGAATGTTTCAAGTAATCGATTAAACAATTAAAAAGAAATTATAATTAGCATTAATCTAACAAAAAAATAATAGTCATCCCAAAACAACAATAAAACCCAGTTTACCATAATCAAACATTTCATTCAAACACGTAAAACCTTACAATCCATTTAACAAactaatcaaaaaaaaaaaaaaaaaattagccaCCAAAGCCATACAAAGTTCGCCCCTGCCTCTTAAGAGCATACACAACATCCATAGCAGTAACCGTTTTCCTACGAGCATGCTCGGTGTAAGTAACCGCATCACGAATCACATTCTCCAAAAATATCTTCAAAACACCACGCGTTTCCTCATAAATCAACCCGCTAATTCTCTTGACTCCACCTCTTCTCGCCAACCTTCGAATAGCCGGCTTTGTTATTCCCTGAATGTTGTCGCGGAGGACTTTTCGGTGTCGTTTAGCTCCACCCTTTCCGAGACCCTTTCCGCCCTTTCCCCGACCagacatgttttggaaaataagtGTGTATTGGAagatttggttttggttttgagtgTGGTGAAGATTGTTGATTTGGGTATGTTTTAAAGGTGGATTTTTTGGAGGGAGATTTTTGAATTTTGGGGGGTGAATGTGTGTGATCCGTGTGAAAGTTGTGTTGGTGATTTTGAGCCGTTGATTGATTATTGGGTGCAGATTTGTTTGTGAGTATGGATTGATGACGTGGATTTTATGAGCATTTTCTTTTTGTTtcgcttttttttttttcttgaaatagATGATTTATGTTGTTTTAGTAAAAAGTGCAAACATTTTGTTTTGAACTGATtctaaaagaataaaaaaaagttGTGTTTTGAAGATAATTCAAATTGTTTACTTTAGACTAGGATGGTTATGCTTCAGTTTAAAATAATGAACATGTTTACGATCAGTTGTTTTTATTAGTTGTCTTTCGGACGGTTTAAAAATTTATAAAGTGTAATGAATGACTTATTACAATTTCCTGTGTAAAACTTAGGTGAAGAGTAAgatttgagtaaactgccattttggtccctgtggtttggccagttttgccactttagtccaaatttcaaacttattacatctgtgtccctgtggtttacattttgttgccattttggtccaaaatttaaaaaccctattttttgactgttgcaacctcctattttgtcttttagttcagagacattttggtcattttgcttttcatttaattaaatatatattttagggCATTGATTAACGTGCTTTGTATGGTCCAACAAGATATGCCCAGATCTCAATCAAGACATTATTCCGGTCACACACATCTCCTCCCTCAACCACATCACAGATCTGagttcatcttcatcatcgaCCAGCTCTCTCTCTTCTCTGAGAACCGGCGACATTATTCCAGTCACACACATCACGACCACTCATCTCCTCCATCAACCATCCTTTTATCTTTCCACAAACACACCTGAAACAGAGAGAGAGAATCGGAGAAAGGAGGATGGCCGACACCCAGTTTACAGCAACAGTGGCAGCGACGCCTCCGCTCACGGCGGCGGTAGTGGTAGACgggggtggtggtggtagatggGGGCAGTTAACGGTGAAAAATTTGGAAAAAAAGGAAAATCTGTTAGGGTTTTGAGATGGCGGCGCAGGTTAGTCAAGCTCAGGCAGttaacggtggtggtggtgctcagCAGGTTGTGACGGTGGTCAGGTGGCGGCAGGtgaacttttcattttttttttcttttgttttgaaaTCGGTATTGATAGTTGATCTGATTTCGATTTGATTTAGTGGGCGTTTTGTAATTTGGATACGGTTATTGGGTTTTGATCAATATTTGATTTTGTTTGTGGGTTTGTTTTTTAAGTTTGTGGGTGGTGTTGGAATCTGGGTTTTAATGATGTTCTTGATCTGGGTTTTATTGCAAATatgatatttgatgatgttttgatgatgttcttgatctaggttttgatgatgttctgatgatggttttgatgatgtctgggttttgatgatgttttgatgatgttcttgtatgggttttgatgatgttcttgatctgggttttgatgatgatgtttgaagtggcggtggtggtggtgctatagagagagagaagagagagagagagagggagagggaggaggtggcggtggtggtggtgctgctatatagagagagagaagatgattattttgatttgggttttattgaaaaaaaaataaaatttaaaaaatgaccaaaatgcccctgcactaaaggacaaaatagacAGCTTTTAACAGTCAAAAAGGGggatttttggattttggactaaaatggcaacaaaaaccaaaccacagggacccagatgtaataagtttgagatttggactaaagtggcaaaactggccaaactacagggaccaaaatggcagtttactcgtaagattttaatatattatgattttttttatattacaaATATATGATATATGATTATTTGTATTTCATATTATATTTCGTAAAGGATATTAAATGAAAAACTGATTTTTAATTCTAAGCATACAAATGTTAAAAGTTGCTTAGATGAAATATCAAATGAAATTGGTTTAGAGGCTTTAGTGAGATTgtttaagggggtgtttggcctagcttttattttttggcttatgcttatatttttaagtagcttatagcttattttctatcatttgataagccttatttaagtgtttggattagcttatagcttTTTTTATATCATTTACCCTTACACAAAGAAGCTTTTTcaaaataagctaaaaaaccatcTTCAAGTAAGCTTCTtaaaattagcttatataagctaataagcataagcttaaaaagctaaaccaaacactaAATTAAgcttttttttgtaaaaaaagctaaaaaagctataagctttgttaaaaaagctaggccaaacaccccctaagaaGCTTAAATCACTTTGTTCTCATTTTGGTTTTCACCCAGTTTTGTTTATGTTTTCATAAACAACTTTATTATCTTTAACTTTATGCTTTTcatatatttgtcttataaagGCAAATCGGAAGCGAACCATTTGTAatagtttggtttggtttggcTTTAAAATTTAAACATTCGGTTTTGGTTTTTGATATTCAAAAACTGTCAAAACCAGACTCTCGACACCCGAATCTTAAGAAAAAAATCATATTTAATCTTTTAACTTTCGTAAATTTGTACATATTGTCTCAGTTGCTTATTCGTCTATTTAGAATGTTAATTTTTATCTATCTATTTTAAACATGGAAATTACACAAGCCCTCCCTCACCCTCGGTCACTGTCTATTTTGGGTGTTAACAAATATCTATTCTAGAGACCAAAAGCGTAACGGGTGATGGTTGGGACCATATACATAGTTTTTTTTTCCCTCCTAATTTCGACCTAATGTAAAATTTTGACTTGTCACATAACCATCTGCGTAATTACTCCGCATAATTTTAATCTTGACAAGTATTTAACTATAATAACGAATGATGATAACTAAATGTATATTTAGTTAATCATCTATAATTATAAAGCATTTTGGTTTTTCTTTTAGTGAATTTAAAAGCAATAAATGTTTCTATCCAATAGCATTTTGATGATGGCTATACTTCATCCATGGTTGAGAGATAATGAGTACCAACAAGATCACTAGGCAAACCAAAAACATTCATTAAATCGTTAACGCAATACTATCAATAAAATGTTCGATGTGATGATAATTTTTTTTTACGTTTGGATATGAATACTACTTTCGAttggtgtttgtttgtgtttgtccATTTGTGTCCGTTTATGTTTGGATATTCACTAACATTAAATGCTTTCGACCAGCACACATGTATGACGTTTATTCAACGTGCACGTCTCAGTGTCACAACACTAGCATTGATGACAAAACATATCAAACTTCCAGCCAATAAATCCCCTATCTCAAAACGAATGGTCACGCATTCACAACTTACTCGCATATATACTGCTTCCCTCGTGACAAGCCTCATAGTGTTCGATCCGCAGGCGCCAACTAACATCCAACGGGTCCTCCATCCAAGCACTACAACAGGATCTTTACAACACCACccatatgatggcttcaatcaaTGACATAAATGATTGATTACAATATACTTGTCATGTTAAAAAAACTGGATCGTTTAAGCAAATGATCAAAATGAAGCGTAAAATCTAACCATATCATTGTTTCTAATCAATCACTGTGACAATACAAAGCTTTAATACAACACAAGCTTTTAAATCAAGATACACGATAACGGGACGGAACCCATCTTGCTGTTTTTGCATATTcagaaaaaaaagtaaaaaaaaaaaaaaaaattgtaaagaGCCAATTTTATAGTATTTTACCATAATAACACAGCACACAGAAGATGTTATTTGAGAAGCTCCTTTAAATTTGCTTAATCTTTGGTCAATGTCTTTGATCTTGCTCTTAAATTCAAGAATATACCCCTATAAATTGAATTTGAAAATAAAGAAAATTAGGTCATGTTCATCAATTTGTTATCAAtgattaggggtgcaaacgagccgagcggctcgcgagttactcgagatcggctcgagaaaaagctcgaaacgagccgagccttatcgagcccgagccgagcttgagcctaaaataaagctcgtttgtttatcgatcccgagctcgagcctcgcatgtgaagctcgttaggctcgtcgagccttagtgtaaacgagccgagccgagccgagcttatttaaacttgtttacaagccgacctcgaacctaaaaataagcttatttagtaaacgagcctgagcctgagcccgagcttcacttatcgagctcgcgagcctaaaagtctattatttatatcatttttatttaatatattaactaATTAACTAATAGacaataaacgagccgagctataGCTTgagaaaacaaagctcgaatcgagccgagctcgagcccgagctctcataagttaatcgagctcgggctcgactcggctcgtttgcacccctatcaATGATGATAAAAGAATGGTGAAAAACGACGTAACCAAATAGACCTTTCAGTCTTTGTTATAAACGGAAAACACGTACCAGCACATTGCGACAAAGCTTTGGAGAATGACACGAAATTGCAGCGGCACGTGGCGGTGGTTTATCCACCCGATTACCGGCCAGAACTGAACATTGGTTAATAAACATTATTCGCTTGTTACAAAAGTTTAAAATATGGGAAACTCAACAGAAAGTTAAAGCATAACAATAAAAACGGAAAAAGAGAAGTACCGTCCACCCTGCATACTGTACTGTCGGGTATTCCTTCTTGATTTTGGATTTCACATGGATCCACGGTCTGCCTGCATATATTGTGACATAAGTTATTCTTCAAACCACGACAATCACTTTCGAAACACATATCCAAACACCCACTTAACATTTTAATTTTAAACTGACTCATCTATTAATAcattcgtttatttaataaaaaataaatataagtgtaACGTATTAAGATGTAATATCCCGAGCAGTAAAACCCTACCCTCAATAATGAACCCATAGTAGAGCATAAAGATCAAGTTATTCCATGGACCGGATGTCAACTGTTCGACCACCACCTGCAAGATAAAATCAACAATTACCGATCGCACAATTTGGTTGTAACTTGTAAGATTGTAAATTTCTGTTGACACGCGCATTCAAAGGTTGATAAGAATACCTTTTTGGCAACCGTTGTCGAGTCTTTTTTGCCCTTGAACAACTTATCCAACAATATGTGGTAGTAATGCCCAAATGGTCCAAGATATGCAAACCCGAAAAGCTGCATAACTTCGCATGTTAATCAAACCATACAACCAAAACAAAATCTCTCAAATCATCTTAAAGATTAATCCAAGATTTCTGATAAATGATAAAGTCAACGGATTGACttcaaaaagtcaacaaaaacAGATCAAACTGAATCATAAGATCCACCAAATATTCAATTAAACCCTAAAATGAAAGATAATCAAATCATACCACTTTGAGAAGAAGACGACGGATTTGCAGTTTCTGGATGCCGGAGAGCTTCTGAGAAACAATGTCACTGATCGCCGATAATACTCCAGCCGTTATAGCCTAAAATTGTAACCAAATTCAATCAAGAATCACAAAATCAATAAGAAAAACAGTTGAAGATCATCAAATAAAACATACCCGGTTTCTAATTCATTAAATTAAACAAAACCCAATTCATGATTGAGCTAAAAACACAATCTGATAGGAAAAACAGTTCAAGATCATCAATTGAAACATACCCAGATTCCAATTCATCAATATAAACAAAACCCAATTCTTACAAATCAAGAATCACAAAACACAGTTCATTCATGACTgaattaaaaacacaaaataaaTGGCAAAAACAGTTGAAAGATCATCAAACAAAACATACCTGGTTTCTAATTCATTAAATTAAAGAAAACCCAATTCATGATCAATCAAGAATCACAAAACACAGTTCTTgatcaaactaaaaacacaaaatcgaAGGAAAATCAGTTCAAGATCATCAAATGAAACATACCCAGATTCTAAttcatcaaaacaaacaaaacccaattcttgaaattgaaaacaaactaggGGATTAAATAAAGATTGTACCTTTGTTCTTAGGGGATGCTGTTGAAGCTGTAGTAAGTACTGTTGAAGCCCTCTTTTTGCGATCGACATTTTTGAGGATTTGTTGTCAAGATTCAATGTGTGTTTTTTCGGCTTTTAAATTCGTCTGGTGTGTCACACGTTTCTTCACTATTTTGAAGTGAATTATTTGGTTTTTTCTCGGAAATTAGATAGTTTTTGGCTTTTTAATTCGCCTGGTGTGTGACACGTTGTCTTCACATGATTTGAAGTgaattttttatttggttttttcCTAGGAAATAAGATATTTAGTCCCCTTTTTTTGACAATTGAGTTACAATCTACACGAGAGTTGCTTCAACTCTTCAAGGTCTAGGGCCCAGGGGCTGACGGCCGCGAAGCTTTGTTGAATTGATGAAAAGTTTTTCTAAATATAAGATTTTTATACATTTATCTAATCACATACCAACAAAATTTTGCacctattttatttttttatagagAACAAATATCATACTTGGATCAATAGGCCATGTGTTGATAAAAGTTTGTTTAGTAGCATGTTAGTTTCGTAGTATttgtttaaaattaaaaattataactAGATTTAACCCCTCGCTGCGTTGTAGCCGGGGCTTACTAATTAAGAACAATAGGTTTAACATCCACCAGGTTATGGCGGGGTTTTCTTAGAGAACATGAACACAACGGTGTCTTATAGCGGTACGTTGCAGATAAAAGGATTTCTTTTTATGGTCAAAGTACTCTTAAACAAAATAACAATTCCGTTtaccatatttatttatattaatttatgCCATTAATGGCGAATGAACCAATAGACCCACCTATGTGTCCTCATGTTTTCACCTGCTCCAGTCAAAATAACTTGAACAAAATAACTTGAAATATGTAATATACAGAGAAATCAAATCATTTACATATCTACATTGATTGATTTAGACGGCCTCCattttactctttgaaaaatatgGAATATCCATATAAAAGTAAAAGGGTAATTAAATAAAGTACACAAAATTATAAATCCTAAGCTACTTATTTAAGCCATGTTTATTTTGCATTATTATAGGTTGAGTGTATCCACGTTTCTAAGGTTtaaggccgtggggtatggggcgggactTTTGGCGTAGGTTGGGgtaaaacgcccaagtcaccaccccggatGGGCTTGGGTTTgtggcgtggcccttggggcttgggtttcaagccgggcgtggggcggtttGGCCAAGCGAGCTGGCGGACTCTGATTTGCTCACCCCGCCACGTCAGGCGggtgtttgttttaaattttgaaatttaaaattcaaattggtCCCCCCATCCCGCTATATTCTATAACCGCCACCCGGGTCACCCAAAGGCCCTATATATTGCAACCCCAACCCCACCAgtcccccatcccacgaacccaacACCCACTGTCGGTAACCCGCTACCCCGCTGGttcccccatcccacgaacccaagAAGAAATGGCATCCTGGACCCGTCAAGAGGAAATGACACTCGTAACAAGCGTCGTCGACGCTATGAAGCGCCGGCCACcgggccaaacaaaatattggGCGGAAGCGTTTGCGGCCTACCGACAAaacgtcggtaacgaccgccacaacctcaacgcgtgccaacataaatggcgcgagctacgaccCAAGCTCGAGCGTTTCAAAGCTTACTACGATGCGGTTCCCGGtggcgagttaagccacgaggaccgggtggcggtggcgaacatagagtttcgaggcaaggaaaacaaggcgttcgacaagatcgacctttttgaaatttttttaacgctttaggtttttttattttgtaatttttagaaattatgtaatttttaggattatgtaatttttaaaattttaataaagttgtaggttttttataaatgttgtgtgattttttataatttttttgtatttaaaaaaaaaaaaaaccatttatgCCACGCGGttcacccaacccaagcccaacccacgccccgccataccccgcggacacgtaACCCGGCAGTGGGCTGGCTCCGCAGACACGTGTAACCAAATGCCCAACCCAAGTCTCAACCCCCACCCCACCATACCTCACGGCCTAATATCATATTAACATCTCATAATGTATTAAACATTTATAATCTCATAATGTACATTCACAATTCATATCATATTAACATCTCATAATGTATTAAATATTTATAATCTCACAATGTACATTCACAATTCAGTAGAATATCATGTTAGTCCACTTTTTTAATAACACATTGTGACAACCTTAATAAACTTTTTGTTTATTACCTTTCCAAATAGAGAACATTTAATTAAATTACTTAACAGGTATTAAAACTGATTAGTTTGATAAACTGATCAACCGAATAAAGAATAAGTATGTATACTGTTTAATTATTTAATCGTATTATCTTCAATCAAGATCACATTGTACCATGTTAAGTTTACTATAGAGCAATTCATTATTTTGTTGGCCCTGAAAAAATATTTCACAATATTCCTATAAACTCTTTTACAGTGCCTTGTTAACACACGTTAACCATTTCAGTAGGTAATACCACTTTCGTTTAGCATACAACACCACCATCGTCACGACAACCTCCACCATCACgaccacagccaccaccaccaacataaCCGTTTCATTAAACTCTTCAAAAGAAAGAACAAAACGAAAACAATAGAAACAATCGACTCAGATCATCATAAAGAAAAAGGCTCAGATGTAAATTAACTTCCTCATGGCCGTCATCCGTAAACAATACTCGGATGAGATGTGTCTCATCGTCACCATGTGACAAAACGCAAAAGCCTAAAACTCTCAAAACATAAACCACTGGCCGATGCTTAACTGACCGGCTTCATTAACACCaaatcacaaccacaaaaaacgaCAGGTTTGT contains the following coding sequences:
- the LOC110921471 gene encoding histone H4, which encodes MSGRGKGGKGLGKGGAKRHRKVLRDNIQGITKPAIRRLARRGGVKRISGLIYEETRGVLKIFLENVIRDAVTYTEHARRKTVTAMDVVYALKRQGRTLYGFGG
- the LOC110921826 gene encoding peroxisomal membrane protein PMP22; translation: MSIAKRGLQQYLLQLQQHPLRTKAITAGVLSAISDIVSQKLSGIQKLQIRRLLLKVLFGFAYLGPFGHYYHILLDKLFKGKKDSTTVAKKVVVEQLTSGPWNNLIFMLYYGFIIEGRPWIHVKSKIKKEYPTVQYAGWTFWPVIGWINHRHVPLQFRVILQSFVAMCWGIFLNLRARSKTLTKD